The following coding sequences are from one Augochlora pura isolate Apur16 chromosome 6, APUR_v2.2.1, whole genome shotgun sequence window:
- the Cda5 gene encoding chitin deacetylase-like 5 isoform X4, with protein MQLPYNDGCQRNIPRSARASRNEAALEFECPEEFGYYPHPRDCTQYYVCVFGGALLESCTGGLMYSHELQTCDWPRNVGCSGGGSASKESEEDPLLERSAKIESLQEQQQHQQHQQQVPPPRSQPQPRREQHHQQRPVQRQPLPISTTPTPIPQITEKQIRQRQQARNYHEDEYEPASEIESDRQQRVYRGQPSTIGQVQRDRDGFRRNVIAEREKESTRAQTEAHYRTQVPSSESPRVAKILASTVSSVIPKTYYDPDQSYPYYTIYDDDVSIYKDDDYNQYTVNQSVPVQPSVKISEVNTKQYQKPKKVAVNEADKYNLNQDVTVQDYDIYENQAQLNKNKFRINDGQSFRPNVLSHPGHVTTPNAIVDTFIPLTTTTQPPPSTTSRPYTVNQPVSSRGRPQQVHRGTAPPRLRPTLKPSTEIVSKAQEFIDIYRYPPTRPSPIYPTPQVDKPAAKCRKDVCLIPDCSCGGIDIPGGLPAEQTPQIVLLTFDDAVNDLNKPLYADLFENGRKNPNGCPIAATFYVSHEWTDYSQVQNLYADGHEMASHTVSHSFGEQFSQRKWAREVAGQREILSAYGGVKLEDVRGMRAPFLSVGGNNMFKMLWDTNFTYDSSMPIYENRPPSWPYTLDYKLFHDCMIPPCPTRSYPGLWEVPMVMWQDLNGGRCSMGDACSNPPTADGVYKMLIKNFERHYTTNRAPFGLFYHAAWFTQPHHKEGFISFLDTIVAMDDVWVVTNWQAIQWVRNPTPLPLMHTFEPFGCNYPDRPKKCNNPRVCNLWHKSGVRYMKTCQACPDIYPWTGKTGIRSSRIDNDVDSHE; from the exons GATGCCAACGAAACATCCCGAGAAGCGCCAGAGCGAGCAGAAACGAGGCAGCATTGGAATTCGAATGCCCGGAAGAGTTTGGATACTATCCCCATCCCCGCGACTGCACGCAGTACTACGTCTGCGTGTTCGGCGGTGCTCTGCTCGAGTCCTGCACGGGCGGTTTAATGTACAG CCACGAATTACAGACGTGCGACTGGCCACGTAACGTGGGCTGTTCCGGAGGCGGATCCGCCAGCAAGGAAAGCGAGGAGGATCCTCTGTTGGAAAG ATCGGCGAAGATCGAGAGCCTGCAAGAGCAGCAACAGCATCAACAACATCAGCAACAGGTGCCGCCTCCGCGATCCCAGCCGCAACCGAGACGCGAGCAACACCATCAGCAGCGCCCCGTGCAGAGGCAGCCTCTTCCTATCAGTACCACGCCCACTCCCATTCCCCAGATCACCGAGAAACAGATCAGGCAGAGGCAGCAAGCAAGGAATTACCACGAGGACGAGTACGAGCCCGCTTCCGAGATCGAGAGCGACAGACAGCAACGCGTTTACAGAGGCCAGCCGTCCACTATTGGTCAGGTGCAACGCGACAGGGATGGTTTCCGTAGAAACGTCATTGCC GAGCGGGAGAAGGAGAGCACGCGGGCTCAAACGGAAGCCCACTACAG GACGCAGGTGCCATCCTCGGAATCGCCGAGAGTCGCCAAGATCCTCGCGTCCACCGTGTCTTCCGTGATTCCCAAGACGTATTACGACCCGGACCAGAGCTACCCGTACTACACGatctacgacgacgacgtgtcCATTTACAAGGACGATG ATTACAACCAGTATACCGTGAATCAATCGGTGCCGGTTCAACCGAGCGTCAAGATCAGCGAGGTGAACACGAAACAGTACCAGAAACCGAAAAAGGTGGCTGTGAACGAGGCGGACAAGTACAATCTGAACCAGGACGTGACCGTGCAGGACTACGATATCTACGAGAACCAG GCGCAGCTGAACAAGAACAAGTTCCGCATCAACGATGGCCAGTCGTTCAG GCCGAACGTGCTCAGCCACCCCGGCCACGTGACCACGCCGAACGCTATCGTCGACACGTTCATTCCGCTGACGACCACCACCCAACCGCCACCTTCTACCACCAGCAGGCCTTACACGGTCAACCAACCCGTCAG CAGCCGAGGACGCCCGCAACAGGTCCATCGCGGCACCGCCCCTCC GCGATTGCGGCCGACGCTGAAGCCGTCGACGGAGATCGTGTCGAAGGCGCAGGAGTTCATCGACATCTACAGGTACCCGCCAACCAGGCCGTCGCCGATCTACCCGACCCCGCAGGTCGACAAACCCGCGGCCAAGTGTCGCAAGGACGTCTGCCTGATTCCGGATTGCAGCTGCGGCGGCATCGACATTCCAG GTGGGCTCCCGGCTGAACAGACGCCGCAGATCGTTCTGCTGACGTTCGACGACGCCGTGAACGATCTGAACAAACCGTTGTACGCCGATCTGTTCGAAAATGGCCGAAAGAACCCGAACGGGTGCCCGATTGCGGCCACGTTCTACGTGTCGCACGAGTGGACCGATTATAGCCAGGTGCAAAACCTGTACGCGGACGGCCACGAAATGGCATCGCACACCGTCTC GCATAGCTTCGGAGAGCAGTTCTCTCAGCGGAAGTGGGCCAGAGAAGTTGCTGGTCAACGCGAGATCCTCTCGGCTTATGGAGGCGTCAAGCTGGAAGATGTCAGGGGAATGAGAGCTCCTTTCCTATCG GTCGGAGGAAACAACATGTTCAAGATGCTCTGGGACACAAACTTCACCTACGACTCCTCCATGCCGATCTATGAAAACCGCCCACCCAGTTGGCCTTACACCCTCGACTACAAACTCTTCCACGACTGCATGATTCCTCCATGTCCAACCAGATCTTATCCTGGTCTGTGGGAAGTTCCTATGGTGATGTGGCAGGACTTGAACGGCGGCAGGTGCTCCATGGGAGATGCGTGCAGTAATCCACCAACCGCAGACGGCGTTTACAAGATGCTGATCAAGAACTTCGAGAGACACTACACCACCAACAG AGCGCCGTTCGGGCTATTCTATCACGCCGCTTGGTTCACCCAGCCTCATCACAAAGAAGGTTTCATCTCGTTCCTGGACACCATTGTCGCGATGGACGACGTTTGGGTCGTGACGAACTGGCAGGCGATCCAATGGGTCAGAAATCCTACACCTTTGCCGCTGATGCACACCTTTGAGCCTTTTGGCTGCAACTATCCg GACCGACCGAAGAAGTGCAACAATCCGAGAGTCTGTAATCTGTGGCACAAGAGCGGCGTGAGGTACATGAAGACGTGTCAGGCATGTCCGGACATCTATCCTTGGACGGGCAAAACCGGCATCCGAAGCAGTCGCATCGACAACGACGTCGACTCGCACGAATGA
- the Cda5 gene encoding chitin deacetylase-like 5 isoform X1: MIIVNCVLLLLAVTSRVGCQRNIPRSARASRNEAALEFECPEEFGYYPHPRDCTQYYVCVFGGALLESCTGGLMYSHELQTCDWPRNVGCSGGGSASKESEEDPLLERSAKIESLQEQQQHQQHQQQVPPPRSQPQPRREQHHQQRPVQRQPLPISTTPTPIPQITEKQIRQRQQARNYHEDEYEPASEIESDRQQRVYRGQPSTIGQVQRDRDGFRRNVIAEREKESTRAQTEAHYRTQVPSSESPRVAKILASTVSSVIPKTYYDPDQSYPYYTIYDDDVSIYKDDDYNQYTVNQSVPVQPSVKISEVNTKQYQKPKKVAVNEADKYNLNQDVTVQDYDIYENQAQLNKNKFRINDGQSFRPNVLSHPGHVTTPNAIVDTFIPLTTTTQPPPSTTSRPYTVNQPVSSRGRPQQVHRGTAPPRLRPTLKPSTEIVSKAQEFIDIYRYPPTRPSPIYPTPQVDKPAAKCRKDVCLIPDCSCGGIDIPGGLPAEQTPQIVLLTFDDAVNDLNKPLYADLFENGRKNPNGCPIAATFYVSHEWTDYSQVQNLYADGHEMASHTVSHSFGEQFSQRKWAREVAGQREILSAYGGVKLEDVRGMRAPFLSVGGNNMFKMLWDTNFTYDSSMPIYENRPPSWPYTLDYKLFHDCMIPPCPTRSYPGLWEVPMVMWQDLNGGRCSMGDACSNPPTADGVYKMLIKNFERHYTTNRAPFGLFYHAAWFTQPHHKEGFISFLDTIVAMDDVWVVTNWQAIQWVRNPTPLPLMHTFEPFGCNYPDRPKKCNNPRVCNLWHKSGVRYMKTCQACPDIYPWTGKTGIRSSRIDNDVDSHE; encoded by the exons GATGCCAACGAAACATCCCGAGAAGCGCCAGAGCGAGCAGAAACGAGGCAGCATTGGAATTCGAATGCCCGGAAGAGTTTGGATACTATCCCCATCCCCGCGACTGCACGCAGTACTACGTCTGCGTGTTCGGCGGTGCTCTGCTCGAGTCCTGCACGGGCGGTTTAATGTACAG CCACGAATTACAGACGTGCGACTGGCCACGTAACGTGGGCTGTTCCGGAGGCGGATCCGCCAGCAAGGAAAGCGAGGAGGATCCTCTGTTGGAAAG ATCGGCGAAGATCGAGAGCCTGCAAGAGCAGCAACAGCATCAACAACATCAGCAACAGGTGCCGCCTCCGCGATCCCAGCCGCAACCGAGACGCGAGCAACACCATCAGCAGCGCCCCGTGCAGAGGCAGCCTCTTCCTATCAGTACCACGCCCACTCCCATTCCCCAGATCACCGAGAAACAGATCAGGCAGAGGCAGCAAGCAAGGAATTACCACGAGGACGAGTACGAGCCCGCTTCCGAGATCGAGAGCGACAGACAGCAACGCGTTTACAGAGGCCAGCCGTCCACTATTGGTCAGGTGCAACGCGACAGGGATGGTTTCCGTAGAAACGTCATTGCC GAGCGGGAGAAGGAGAGCACGCGGGCTCAAACGGAAGCCCACTACAG GACGCAGGTGCCATCCTCGGAATCGCCGAGAGTCGCCAAGATCCTCGCGTCCACCGTGTCTTCCGTGATTCCCAAGACGTATTACGACCCGGACCAGAGCTACCCGTACTACACGatctacgacgacgacgtgtcCATTTACAAGGACGATG ATTACAACCAGTATACCGTGAATCAATCGGTGCCGGTTCAACCGAGCGTCAAGATCAGCGAGGTGAACACGAAACAGTACCAGAAACCGAAAAAGGTGGCTGTGAACGAGGCGGACAAGTACAATCTGAACCAGGACGTGACCGTGCAGGACTACGATATCTACGAGAACCAG GCGCAGCTGAACAAGAACAAGTTCCGCATCAACGATGGCCAGTCGTTCAG GCCGAACGTGCTCAGCCACCCCGGCCACGTGACCACGCCGAACGCTATCGTCGACACGTTCATTCCGCTGACGACCACCACCCAACCGCCACCTTCTACCACCAGCAGGCCTTACACGGTCAACCAACCCGTCAG CAGCCGAGGACGCCCGCAACAGGTCCATCGCGGCACCGCCCCTCC GCGATTGCGGCCGACGCTGAAGCCGTCGACGGAGATCGTGTCGAAGGCGCAGGAGTTCATCGACATCTACAGGTACCCGCCAACCAGGCCGTCGCCGATCTACCCGACCCCGCAGGTCGACAAACCCGCGGCCAAGTGTCGCAAGGACGTCTGCCTGATTCCGGATTGCAGCTGCGGCGGCATCGACATTCCAG GTGGGCTCCCGGCTGAACAGACGCCGCAGATCGTTCTGCTGACGTTCGACGACGCCGTGAACGATCTGAACAAACCGTTGTACGCCGATCTGTTCGAAAATGGCCGAAAGAACCCGAACGGGTGCCCGATTGCGGCCACGTTCTACGTGTCGCACGAGTGGACCGATTATAGCCAGGTGCAAAACCTGTACGCGGACGGCCACGAAATGGCATCGCACACCGTCTC GCATAGCTTCGGAGAGCAGTTCTCTCAGCGGAAGTGGGCCAGAGAAGTTGCTGGTCAACGCGAGATCCTCTCGGCTTATGGAGGCGTCAAGCTGGAAGATGTCAGGGGAATGAGAGCTCCTTTCCTATCG GTCGGAGGAAACAACATGTTCAAGATGCTCTGGGACACAAACTTCACCTACGACTCCTCCATGCCGATCTATGAAAACCGCCCACCCAGTTGGCCTTACACCCTCGACTACAAACTCTTCCACGACTGCATGATTCCTCCATGTCCAACCAGATCTTATCCTGGTCTGTGGGAAGTTCCTATGGTGATGTGGCAGGACTTGAACGGCGGCAGGTGCTCCATGGGAGATGCGTGCAGTAATCCACCAACCGCAGACGGCGTTTACAAGATGCTGATCAAGAACTTCGAGAGACACTACACCACCAACAG AGCGCCGTTCGGGCTATTCTATCACGCCGCTTGGTTCACCCAGCCTCATCACAAAGAAGGTTTCATCTCGTTCCTGGACACCATTGTCGCGATGGACGACGTTTGGGTCGTGACGAACTGGCAGGCGATCCAATGGGTCAGAAATCCTACACCTTTGCCGCTGATGCACACCTTTGAGCCTTTTGGCTGCAACTATCCg GACCGACCGAAGAAGTGCAACAATCCGAGAGTCTGTAATCTGTGGCACAAGAGCGGCGTGAGGTACATGAAGACGTGTCAGGCATGTCCGGACATCTATCCTTGGACGGGCAAAACCGGCATCCGAAGCAGTCGCATCGACAACGACGTCGACTCGCACGAATGA
- the Cda5 gene encoding chitin deacetylase-like 5 isoform X3 has protein sequence MIIVNCVLLLLAVTSRVGCQRNIPRSARASRNEAALEFECPEEFGYYPHPRDCTQYYVCVFGGALLESCTGGLMYSHELQTCDWPRNVGCSGGGSASKESEEDPLLERSAKIESLQEQQQHQQHQQQVPPPRSQPQPRREQHHQQRPVQRQPLPISTTPTPIPQITEKQIRQRQQARNYHEDEYEPASEIESDRQQRVYRGQPSTIGQVQRDRDGFRRNVIAEREKESTRAQTEAHYRTQVPSSESPRVAKILASTVSSVIPKTYYDPDQSYPYYTIYDDDVSIYKDDDYNQYTVNQSVPVQPSVKISEVNTKQYQKPKKVAVNEADKYNLNQDVTVQDYDIYENQAQLNKNKFRINDGQSFRPNVLSHPGHVTTPNAIVDTFIPLTTTTQPPPSTTSRPYTVNQPVSRGRPQQVHRGTAPPRLRPTLKPSTEIVSKAQEFIDIYRYPPTRPSPIYPTPQVDKPAAKCRKDVCLIPDCSCGGIDIPGDYLPEEIPQIVLLTFDDSVNDLNKGLYTDLFEKGRKNPNGCPISATFYVSHEWTDYSQVQNLYASGHEIASHTVSHSFGEQFSQRKWAREVAGQREILSAYGGVKLEDVRGMRAPFLSVGGNNMFKMLWDTNFTYDSSMPIYENRPPSWPYTLDYKLFHDCMIPPCPTRSYPGLWEVPMVMWQDLNGGRCSMGDACSNPPTADGVYKMLIKNFERHYTTNRAPFGLFYHAAWFTQPHHKEGFISFLDTIVAMDDVWVVTNWQAIQWVRNPTPLPLMHTFEPFGCNYPDRPKKCNNPRVCNLWHKSGVRYMKTCQACPDIYPWTGKTGIRSSRIDNDVDSHE, from the exons GATGCCAACGAAACATCCCGAGAAGCGCCAGAGCGAGCAGAAACGAGGCAGCATTGGAATTCGAATGCCCGGAAGAGTTTGGATACTATCCCCATCCCCGCGACTGCACGCAGTACTACGTCTGCGTGTTCGGCGGTGCTCTGCTCGAGTCCTGCACGGGCGGTTTAATGTACAG CCACGAATTACAGACGTGCGACTGGCCACGTAACGTGGGCTGTTCCGGAGGCGGATCCGCCAGCAAGGAAAGCGAGGAGGATCCTCTGTTGGAAAG ATCGGCGAAGATCGAGAGCCTGCAAGAGCAGCAACAGCATCAACAACATCAGCAACAGGTGCCGCCTCCGCGATCCCAGCCGCAACCGAGACGCGAGCAACACCATCAGCAGCGCCCCGTGCAGAGGCAGCCTCTTCCTATCAGTACCACGCCCACTCCCATTCCCCAGATCACCGAGAAACAGATCAGGCAGAGGCAGCAAGCAAGGAATTACCACGAGGACGAGTACGAGCCCGCTTCCGAGATCGAGAGCGACAGACAGCAACGCGTTTACAGAGGCCAGCCGTCCACTATTGGTCAGGTGCAACGCGACAGGGATGGTTTCCGTAGAAACGTCATTGCC GAGCGGGAGAAGGAGAGCACGCGGGCTCAAACGGAAGCCCACTACAG GACGCAGGTGCCATCCTCGGAATCGCCGAGAGTCGCCAAGATCCTCGCGTCCACCGTGTCTTCCGTGATTCCCAAGACGTATTACGACCCGGACCAGAGCTACCCGTACTACACGatctacgacgacgacgtgtcCATTTACAAGGACGATG ATTACAACCAGTATACCGTGAATCAATCGGTGCCGGTTCAACCGAGCGTCAAGATCAGCGAGGTGAACACGAAACAGTACCAGAAACCGAAAAAGGTGGCTGTGAACGAGGCGGACAAGTACAATCTGAACCAGGACGTGACCGTGCAGGACTACGATATCTACGAGAACCAG GCGCAGCTGAACAAGAACAAGTTCCGCATCAACGATGGCCAGTCGTTCAG GCCGAACGTGCTCAGCCACCCCGGCCACGTGACCACGCCGAACGCTATCGTCGACACGTTCATTCCGCTGACGACCACCACCCAACCGCCACCTTCTACCACCAGCAGGCCTTACACGGTCAACCAACCCGTCAG CCGAGGACGCCCGCAACAGGTCCATCGCGGCACCGCCCCTCC GCGATTGCGGCCGACGCTGAAGCCGTCGACGGAGATCGTGTCGAAGGCGCAGGAGTTCATCGACATCTACAGGTACCCGCCAACCAGGCCGTCGCCGATCTACCCGACCCCGCAGGTCGACAAACCCGCGGCCAAGTGTCGCAAGGACGTCTGCCTGATTCCGGATTGCAGCTGCGGCGGCATCGACATTCCAG GTGACTACCTGCCGGAGGAGATACCGCAAATCGTTCTACTGACGTTCGATGACTCGGTCAACGACCTGAACAAGGGTCTCTACACCGACTTGTTCGAGAAGGGACGGAAAAACCCGAACGGCTGTCCCATCTCGGCCACCTTCTACGTCTCCCACGAGTGGACCGACTACAGCCAGGTTCAAAATCTGTACGCCAGCGGCCATGAGATCGCCTCCCACACGGTCTC GCATAGCTTCGGAGAGCAGTTCTCTCAGCGGAAGTGGGCCAGAGAAGTTGCTGGTCAACGCGAGATCCTCTCGGCTTATGGAGGCGTCAAGCTGGAAGATGTCAGGGGAATGAGAGCTCCTTTCCTATCG GTCGGAGGAAACAACATGTTCAAGATGCTCTGGGACACAAACTTCACCTACGACTCCTCCATGCCGATCTATGAAAACCGCCCACCCAGTTGGCCTTACACCCTCGACTACAAACTCTTCCACGACTGCATGATTCCTCCATGTCCAACCAGATCTTATCCTGGTCTGTGGGAAGTTCCTATGGTGATGTGGCAGGACTTGAACGGCGGCAGGTGCTCCATGGGAGATGCGTGCAGTAATCCACCAACCGCAGACGGCGTTTACAAGATGCTGATCAAGAACTTCGAGAGACACTACACCACCAACAG AGCGCCGTTCGGGCTATTCTATCACGCCGCTTGGTTCACCCAGCCTCATCACAAAGAAGGTTTCATCTCGTTCCTGGACACCATTGTCGCGATGGACGACGTTTGGGTCGTGACGAACTGGCAGGCGATCCAATGGGTCAGAAATCCTACACCTTTGCCGCTGATGCACACCTTTGAGCCTTTTGGCTGCAACTATCCg GACCGACCGAAGAAGTGCAACAATCCGAGAGTCTGTAATCTGTGGCACAAGAGCGGCGTGAGGTACATGAAGACGTGTCAGGCATGTCCGGACATCTATCCTTGGACGGGCAAAACCGGCATCCGAAGCAGTCGCATCGACAACGACGTCGACTCGCACGAATGA
- the Cda5 gene encoding chitin deacetylase-like 5 isoform X2, with translation MIIVNCVLLLLAVTSRVGCQRNIPRSARASRNEAALEFECPEEFGYYPHPRDCTQYYVCVFGGALLESCTGGLMYSHELQTCDWPRNVGCSGGGSASKESEEDPLLERSAKIESLQEQQQHQQHQQQVPPPRSQPQPRREQHHQQRPVQRQPLPISTTPTPIPQITEKQIRQRQQARNYHEDEYEPASEIESDRQQRVYRGQPSTIGQVQRDRDGFRRNVIAEREKESTRAQTEAHYRTQVPSSESPRVAKILASTVSSVIPKTYYDPDQSYPYYTIYDDDVSIYKDDDYNQYTVNQSVPVQPSVKISEVNTKQYQKPKKVAVNEADKYNLNQDVTVQDYDIYENQAQLNKNKFRINDGQSFRPNVLSHPGHVTTPNAIVDTFIPLTTTTQPPPSTTSRPYTVNQPVSSRGRPQQVHRGTAPPRLRPTLKPSTEIVSKAQEFIDIYRYPPTRPSPIYPTPQVDKPAAKCRKDVCLIPDCSCGGIDIPGDYLPEEIPQIVLLTFDDSVNDLNKGLYTDLFEKGRKNPNGCPISATFYVSHEWTDYSQVQNLYASGHEIASHTVSHSFGEQFSQRKWAREVAGQREILSAYGGVKLEDVRGMRAPFLSVGGNNMFKMLWDTNFTYDSSMPIYENRPPSWPYTLDYKLFHDCMIPPCPTRSYPGLWEVPMVMWQDLNGGRCSMGDACSNPPTADGVYKMLIKNFERHYTTNRAPFGLFYHAAWFTQPHHKEGFISFLDTIVAMDDVWVVTNWQAIQWVRNPTPLPLMHTFEPFGCNYPDRPKKCNNPRVCNLWHKSGVRYMKTCQACPDIYPWTGKTGIRSSRIDNDVDSHE, from the exons GATGCCAACGAAACATCCCGAGAAGCGCCAGAGCGAGCAGAAACGAGGCAGCATTGGAATTCGAATGCCCGGAAGAGTTTGGATACTATCCCCATCCCCGCGACTGCACGCAGTACTACGTCTGCGTGTTCGGCGGTGCTCTGCTCGAGTCCTGCACGGGCGGTTTAATGTACAG CCACGAATTACAGACGTGCGACTGGCCACGTAACGTGGGCTGTTCCGGAGGCGGATCCGCCAGCAAGGAAAGCGAGGAGGATCCTCTGTTGGAAAG ATCGGCGAAGATCGAGAGCCTGCAAGAGCAGCAACAGCATCAACAACATCAGCAACAGGTGCCGCCTCCGCGATCCCAGCCGCAACCGAGACGCGAGCAACACCATCAGCAGCGCCCCGTGCAGAGGCAGCCTCTTCCTATCAGTACCACGCCCACTCCCATTCCCCAGATCACCGAGAAACAGATCAGGCAGAGGCAGCAAGCAAGGAATTACCACGAGGACGAGTACGAGCCCGCTTCCGAGATCGAGAGCGACAGACAGCAACGCGTTTACAGAGGCCAGCCGTCCACTATTGGTCAGGTGCAACGCGACAGGGATGGTTTCCGTAGAAACGTCATTGCC GAGCGGGAGAAGGAGAGCACGCGGGCTCAAACGGAAGCCCACTACAG GACGCAGGTGCCATCCTCGGAATCGCCGAGAGTCGCCAAGATCCTCGCGTCCACCGTGTCTTCCGTGATTCCCAAGACGTATTACGACCCGGACCAGAGCTACCCGTACTACACGatctacgacgacgacgtgtcCATTTACAAGGACGATG ATTACAACCAGTATACCGTGAATCAATCGGTGCCGGTTCAACCGAGCGTCAAGATCAGCGAGGTGAACACGAAACAGTACCAGAAACCGAAAAAGGTGGCTGTGAACGAGGCGGACAAGTACAATCTGAACCAGGACGTGACCGTGCAGGACTACGATATCTACGAGAACCAG GCGCAGCTGAACAAGAACAAGTTCCGCATCAACGATGGCCAGTCGTTCAG GCCGAACGTGCTCAGCCACCCCGGCCACGTGACCACGCCGAACGCTATCGTCGACACGTTCATTCCGCTGACGACCACCACCCAACCGCCACCTTCTACCACCAGCAGGCCTTACACGGTCAACCAACCCGTCAG CAGCCGAGGACGCCCGCAACAGGTCCATCGCGGCACCGCCCCTCC GCGATTGCGGCCGACGCTGAAGCCGTCGACGGAGATCGTGTCGAAGGCGCAGGAGTTCATCGACATCTACAGGTACCCGCCAACCAGGCCGTCGCCGATCTACCCGACCCCGCAGGTCGACAAACCCGCGGCCAAGTGTCGCAAGGACGTCTGCCTGATTCCGGATTGCAGCTGCGGCGGCATCGACATTCCAG GTGACTACCTGCCGGAGGAGATACCGCAAATCGTTCTACTGACGTTCGATGACTCGGTCAACGACCTGAACAAGGGTCTCTACACCGACTTGTTCGAGAAGGGACGGAAAAACCCGAACGGCTGTCCCATCTCGGCCACCTTCTACGTCTCCCACGAGTGGACCGACTACAGCCAGGTTCAAAATCTGTACGCCAGCGGCCATGAGATCGCCTCCCACACGGTCTC GCATAGCTTCGGAGAGCAGTTCTCTCAGCGGAAGTGGGCCAGAGAAGTTGCTGGTCAACGCGAGATCCTCTCGGCTTATGGAGGCGTCAAGCTGGAAGATGTCAGGGGAATGAGAGCTCCTTTCCTATCG GTCGGAGGAAACAACATGTTCAAGATGCTCTGGGACACAAACTTCACCTACGACTCCTCCATGCCGATCTATGAAAACCGCCCACCCAGTTGGCCTTACACCCTCGACTACAAACTCTTCCACGACTGCATGATTCCTCCATGTCCAACCAGATCTTATCCTGGTCTGTGGGAAGTTCCTATGGTGATGTGGCAGGACTTGAACGGCGGCAGGTGCTCCATGGGAGATGCGTGCAGTAATCCACCAACCGCAGACGGCGTTTACAAGATGCTGATCAAGAACTTCGAGAGACACTACACCACCAACAG AGCGCCGTTCGGGCTATTCTATCACGCCGCTTGGTTCACCCAGCCTCATCACAAAGAAGGTTTCATCTCGTTCCTGGACACCATTGTCGCGATGGACGACGTTTGGGTCGTGACGAACTGGCAGGCGATCCAATGGGTCAGAAATCCTACACCTTTGCCGCTGATGCACACCTTTGAGCCTTTTGGCTGCAACTATCCg GACCGACCGAAGAAGTGCAACAATCCGAGAGTCTGTAATCTGTGGCACAAGAGCGGCGTGAGGTACATGAAGACGTGTCAGGCATGTCCGGACATCTATCCTTGGACGGGCAAAACCGGCATCCGAAGCAGTCGCATCGACAACGACGTCGACTCGCACGAATGA